Proteins co-encoded in one Xanthomonas campestris pv. badrii genomic window:
- a CDS encoding UdgX family uracil-DNA binding protein (This protein belongs to the uracil DNA glycosylase superfamily, members of which act in excision repair of DNA. However, it belongs more specifically to UdgX branch, whose founding member was found to bind uracil in DNA (where it does not belong), without cleaving it, appears to promote DNA repair by a pathway involving RecA, rather than base excision.), giving the protein MFSAEVEPAWSFEAWRALARAGWCAQVEPDHVAWNGGAQGGLLMGQGLLELPVVAAPPRVSADFMQLAASVLCHRDPQRHAVLYRLLWRIASGEKALLERATDVDVHRLRQWQKAVQRDSHKMKAFVRFRRLPGDEEDFVAWFEPEHHIVDRVAPFFARRFAGMRWAILTPYRSVRWDGQALAFGEGAVRTQVPADDAQEALWRTYYAHIFNPARLNPTMMRQEMPQKYWKNLPEAALLPELIREAGVRVREMAERAPEPVRRRVPVAPVPAAVEATQSIAQLRAAARDCRRCELWQPATQTVFGEGPEDAAVMVIGEQPGDEEDLSGRPFVGPAGRLFTMALGELGVDRSTFYVTNAVKHFRFEQRGKRRLHRNPERTHVQACSGWLQAERAQVRPAQIVCLGATAAQAVLGSRFRLMQQRGQWQRLDDGTPVLATVHPSWVLRQGSEPAREQGYRGFVEDLRQLLSAPGAVSLSGVNNA; this is encoded by the coding sequence ATGTTCAGCGCTGAGGTGGAACCTGCGTGGAGTTTCGAGGCGTGGCGTGCGTTGGCGCGGGCGGGGTGGTGTGCGCAGGTGGAGCCTGACCATGTGGCGTGGAATGGGGGCGCGCAGGGTGGGTTGCTGATGGGCCAGGGGTTGTTGGAATTGCCGGTGGTGGCCGCGCCGCCGCGGGTGTCGGCGGATTTCATGCAGCTGGCCGCATCGGTGCTGTGCCATCGCGATCCGCAGCGGCATGCGGTGCTGTATCGATTGTTGTGGCGGATTGCCTCGGGCGAGAAGGCGCTGCTGGAGCGTGCTACCGATGTGGATGTGCATCGCTTGCGGCAATGGCAGAAGGCGGTGCAACGCGACAGCCACAAGATGAAGGCGTTCGTGCGCTTTCGCCGGCTGCCGGGCGACGAAGAAGACTTCGTGGCCTGGTTCGAGCCGGAACATCACATCGTGGACCGCGTTGCCCCGTTCTTCGCACGGCGTTTTGCCGGCATGCGCTGGGCGATCCTCACCCCGTATCGCAGCGTGCGCTGGGATGGGCAGGCCCTGGCGTTCGGCGAGGGGGCCGTGCGTACGCAGGTGCCGGCCGACGACGCGCAGGAGGCCCTGTGGCGCACCTACTATGCGCACATCTTCAATCCGGCGCGGCTCAATCCCACCATGATGCGGCAGGAAATGCCGCAGAAATACTGGAAAAACCTGCCCGAAGCAGCCTTGCTGCCGGAGCTGATCCGCGAGGCCGGGGTGCGCGTGCGCGAGATGGCCGAGCGCGCGCCCGAGCCGGTACGCCGCCGCGTGCCGGTGGCGCCGGTACCTGCTGCCGTCGAGGCGACGCAGAGCATCGCGCAGTTGCGCGCGGCGGCGCGCGATTGCCGGCGCTGCGAGTTGTGGCAGCCGGCCACCCAGACCGTCTTCGGCGAAGGGCCGGAGGATGCAGCGGTGATGGTGATCGGCGAGCAGCCCGGCGACGAAGAAGACCTGAGCGGGCGTCCCTTTGTCGGGCCTGCCGGGCGCTTGTTCACGATGGCCCTGGGCGAGTTGGGCGTGGATCGCAGTACGTTCTACGTCACCAATGCGGTCAAGCACTTCCGCTTCGAGCAACGCGGCAAGCGCCGCCTGCATCGCAATCCCGAGCGCACGCATGTGCAGGCCTGCAGCGGGTGGTTGCAGGCCGAGCGCGCCCAAGTGCGTCCCGCGCAGATCGTGTGCCTGGGCGCCACCGCGGCACAGGCAGTGCTGGGCAGCAGGTTTCGGCTGATGCAGCAGCGCGGGCAGTGGCAGCGCCTGGACGATGGCACACCGGTGCTGGCCACGGTGCATCCATCCTGGGTGCTGCGGCAGGGATCGGAGCCGGCGCGTGAGCAGGGGTATCGCGGCTTTGTGGAGGACCTGCGTCAACTGCTGTCGGCGCCAGGCGCAGTGTCACTTTCTGGCGTCAATAACGCTTAG
- a CDS encoding fasciclin domain-containing protein: protein MKTSLKSLAIAAAIALTTATAPVYAASNPMVGGAPMLATKDIVDNAANSKDHTTLVAAVKAAGLVETLKGPGPFTVFAPTNAAFAALPAGTVDTLLKPESRPTLTKVLTYHVVPGKVDAASLIAKIKAGGGSAMLTTVQGESLTARLNGKKVTLTDAKGNTATVTTADVMQSNGVIHVIDKVLMP, encoded by the coding sequence ATGAAGACCTCATTGAAGTCGCTTGCCATTGCCGCCGCCATTGCCCTCACCACCGCAACGGCGCCGGTGTACGCCGCCTCCAACCCGATGGTGGGCGGTGCGCCGATGCTGGCCACCAAGGACATCGTCGACAACGCGGCCAACTCCAAGGATCACACCACCCTGGTCGCGGCGGTCAAGGCGGCCGGCCTGGTCGAAACCCTGAAAGGTCCGGGCCCGTTCACCGTCTTCGCCCCCACCAACGCCGCCTTCGCCGCCTTGCCGGCCGGCACCGTCGATACGCTGTTGAAGCCCGAATCCAGGCCCACCCTGACCAAGGTGCTCACCTATCACGTGGTGCCGGGCAAGGTGGATGCGGCCTCGCTGATCGCCAAGATCAAGGCCGGCGGTGGCAGCGCCATGCTGACCACCGTGCAGGGTGAATCGCTCACCGCAAGGCTCAACGGCAAGAAAGTCACCCTGACCGACGCCAAGGGCAATACCGCCACCGTCACCACTGCCGATGTCATGCAGAGCAATGGCGTGATCCACGTGATCGACAAGGTCTTGATGCCGTAA